In Rhodothermia bacterium, a single genomic region encodes these proteins:
- the cdaA gene encoding diadenylate cyclase CdaA: protein MTLFEIYFLRVTLVDLLDIGVVALLIYMVYRVMQRTIAIQVFIGLIVLYLFDVLVTAADMTMLRFLFRTLSEVFVVAIIVLFQPELRRLLLMLGQTTGFQRFFRPPDQSKIVEDVLTAVADMANKKTGALIVFRRSTPLDTYIETGTILQAQVTPDLLIAVFHKNSPLHDGAMIIQSGRVEAVRCILPVSASRELSPNLGLRHRSAMGLSEQSDAFIIVVSEERGKISTAQNGKLMTNLSLIELRNQLHKAISLDPDRILDETRTMDEDKPSKQTAKKRVKRGIGAVHYESDPPTMS, encoded by the coding sequence ATGACGCTTTTCGAGATATATTTTTTACGTGTCACTTTGGTGGACTTGCTCGACATTGGGGTCGTGGCCTTACTTATATATATGGTGTATCGTGTTATGCAACGCACGATCGCCATTCAGGTGTTTATTGGTCTTATTGTGCTGTACTTGTTCGATGTATTGGTGACGGCGGCAGACATGACCATGCTTCGGTTTTTGTTCCGTACCTTGAGCGAGGTTTTTGTAGTGGCGATCATTGTGTTGTTCCAGCCGGAGTTACGTCGTTTATTGTTGATGTTGGGACAAACGACTGGATTTCAGCGGTTTTTCCGACCACCCGACCAAAGCAAAATTGTGGAAGATGTGTTGACGGCTGTTGCAGACATGGCAAACAAAAAAACGGGGGCACTCATTGTCTTTAGGCGCTCAACGCCCTTGGATACCTATATAGAGACTGGAACCATTCTACAAGCGCAAGTAACTCCAGATTTGTTGATTGCGGTTTTTCACAAAAATAGTCCTTTGCATGATGGCGCGATGATCATTCAATCGGGGCGGGTAGAGGCCGTTCGGTGTATCTTGCCTGTGTCGGCGAGTCGGGAACTAAGTCCCAACTTGGGCTTGCGTCACCGGTCTGCAATGGGTCTTTCTGAACAGAGTGATGCGTTTATTATTGTAGTTTCGGAGGAACGCGGTAAGATCTCTACGGCACAGAATGGCAAGTTGATGACAAATTTGTCCTTGATAGAGCTACGAAACCAATTGCACAAAGCCATTTCGTTAGACCCAGATCGGATTTTGGACGAAACCCGCACAATGGACGAAGACAAGCCGTCAAAACAAACCGCCAAAAAACGGGTTAAACGAGGGATCGGTGCGGTTCACTATGAGTCTGATCCGCCAACCATGAGCTAA
- a CDS encoding NAD-dependent succinate-semialdehyde dehydrogenase, with translation MSFISINPATETIRKSYPTHTTAELEQKLQHAANAFLSLKQTSLAERAAWLNQAAVLLTERAAYLGQIMTEEMGKPLAAAIAEVHKCASVCRYYAENGGNFLKPISIASDASHSYVVYDPLGVVLGIMPWNFPLWQAFRACVPTMMAGNAFLLKHAPNTPESAFEMEKLMSDAGFPQDSFQNLFVAVETVAGIIADPRVAAVTLTGSVGAGRSVARLAGDALKKTVLELGGSDPFIVLEDADLDLAAEVAVSSRYLNNGQTCIAAKRFIMVERVANAFTEKFLARVQALKVGDPMQPDVAIGPMARADLRQQLHDQVVKSVAAGATVLCGGVMPEGVGFYYPPTVLGNVKPGMAAFDEELFGPVAALIVAKDEAEALYLANRSDYGLGSTIFTNNVPRAEALGSQINAGCVFINGMVKSDPRLPFGGIKHSGYGRELSQMGIHEFVNAKTVWVR, from the coding sequence ATGTCCTTTATTTCCATAAATCCAGCCACCGAAACCATCCGTAAATCTTATCCAACGCATACGACTGCCGAGCTTGAGCAAAAATTACAACATGCTGCAAATGCGTTCCTCTCGCTCAAACAAACGTCCTTGGCAGAACGCGCCGCGTGGCTCAACCAAGCCGCAGTACTTTTAACTGAGCGGGCGGCATATCTGGGTCAGATTATGACGGAAGAAATGGGGAAGCCTTTAGCCGCTGCCATTGCCGAGGTGCATAAATGCGCCAGTGTTTGCCGATATTATGCCGAAAATGGGGGGAATTTCCTGAAACCCATCTCCATTGCCAGTGATGCCAGTCATTCGTATGTGGTCTATGATCCATTGGGCGTTGTGCTTGGTATCATGCCTTGGAACTTCCCGCTGTGGCAAGCCTTCCGCGCATGCGTCCCGACGATGATGGCCGGAAATGCGTTTTTGCTGAAACATGCCCCGAATACACCCGAATCGGCGTTTGAAATGGAAAAGCTCATGAGCGATGCAGGATTCCCGCAAGACAGTTTTCAAAATCTTTTTGTAGCGGTAGAAACCGTAGCGGGCATCATTGCTGATCCGCGTGTAGCGGCTGTTACCCTCACCGGAAGTGTGGGCGCTGGTCGTTCGGTGGCGCGTTTGGCCGGAGATGCGCTTAAAAAAACCGTTTTGGAATTGGGTGGGAGCGATCCCTTTATTGTTCTGGAAGATGCCGATTTAGACCTTGCCGCCGAGGTTGCCGTTTCGAGTCGTTACCTAAACAATGGCCAAACTTGTATTGCGGCCAAACGGTTTATTATGGTAGAACGTGTGGCAAATGCCTTTACCGAGAAGTTTCTGGCGCGTGTTCAGGCACTTAAGGTAGGCGATCCCATGCAACCAGATGTAGCCATTGGCCCTATGGCGCGTGCCGACCTCCGGCAGCAACTTCACGACCAGGTGGTGAAGTCGGTGGCGGCGGGTGCTACGGTTTTATGCGGCGGCGTAATGCCCGAAGGAGTGGGCTTTTATTACCCACCAACCGTTTTAGGAAATGTAAAACCGGGCATGGCGGCGTTCGACGAAGAGTTGTTTGGCCCTGTGGCCGCCCTTATTGTGGCAAAGGACGAGGCAGAAGCCCTTTATTTAGCCAATAGAAGCGATTATGGCTTGGGCTCCACCATTTTTACAAACAATGTGCCGCGTGCAGAGGCATTGGGGAGCCAGATTAATGCCGGATGTGTGTTCATCAACGGTATGGTAAAAAGCGACCCACGTTTGCCCTTTGGCGGTATCAAACATAGCGGTTATGGTCGGGAACTCTCGCAAATGGGGATTCACGAATTTGTTAATGCCAAAACCGTTTGGGTGCGATAA
- a CDS encoding isoprenylcysteine carboxylmethyltransferase family protein, which produces MDEQPSISSFKARGGYWLIGQGILFVLYAAALIAPVKWFTLPLFGNLGHVTGALLAILGIWMGISAFWTLGRSLTPFPAPLQNAQLVAYGVYRIVRHPIYGALFLLGLGVAFWVNNLGAAAVAILLLLFFRLKSGQEEVFLVGKYPDYVAYQKKTRKRLIPFLW; this is translated from the coding sequence ATGGACGAACAACCAAGCATTTCCTCTTTTAAGGCACGGGGCGGGTATTGGCTCATTGGGCAAGGTATCTTGTTTGTGCTTTATGCTGCCGCGCTCATCGCACCAGTCAAGTGGTTTACCTTACCATTGTTTGGTAATTTGGGGCACGTTACAGGCGCATTGTTAGCCATTTTGGGTATTTGGATGGGTATTTCGGCTTTTTGGACACTTGGTAGGAGCCTAACGCCTTTTCCCGCTCCGCTACAAAATGCCCAACTGGTAGCCTATGGCGTCTATCGCATTGTACGTCACCCCATTTATGGCGCACTTTTTCTGCTGGGGCTTGGCGTTGCTTTTTGGGTAAATAATCTTGGTGCAGCGGCTGTGGCTATACTTCTTTTGCTGTTCTTCCGGCTAAAATCTGGGCAAGAAGAGGTTTTTCTCGTGGGTAAATATCCAGACTATGTGGCTTACCAGAAAAAAACCCGCAAGCGGTTAATTCCATTTTTGTGGTAA
- a CDS encoding 4-hydroxy-3-methylbut-2-enyl diphosphate reductase, translating into MGFSTQQHKQKLRSQKMARTFDVPVFYKSTVISKVKEVRKVLDPRKRDLRPAILDYGPIRFKIARHFGFCFGVEQAVDIAYRAIDENEGKRIFLLSEMIHNQQVNEDLRVRGVHFLRSTKGEQLIPFESLTPEDIVIIPAFGASLEVENQLQKAGVDVQQYDTTCPFVMKVWKRSTQIGQSGYTTIVHGKRYHEETRATFSRAKEAAPVVIVRDLEEAELLASVIKGERDAQFFHETFADRYTEGFNPEKDLQKIGVVNQTTMLATETQAIAELLRSAVAAKFGEDNLREHFADTSDTLCYATNENQSATRALINEGGDLAIVVGGYNSSNTSHLVELCEEAMPTYFISSAEEISSPEEIHHFVYTTAKRIKTRNWFPVRQPLDIVLTAGASCPDSLLEDVLRKIVDWFPDARSDHEVLEAFQSNLVSMN; encoded by the coding sequence ATGGGCTTTAGCACACAACAGCATAAGCAAAAATTAAGGAGTCAGAAGATGGCACGCACCTTCGACGTCCCTGTTTTTTACAAGAGCACCGTCATTTCCAAAGTGAAAGAGGTGCGCAAAGTTCTGGATCCTCGAAAACGTGACCTACGTCCGGCCATTCTGGACTATGGTCCCATTCGCTTTAAAATAGCCAGACATTTTGGATTCTGCTTTGGGGTGGAACAAGCGGTGGACATCGCCTACCGAGCCATAGATGAAAACGAGGGGAAGCGCATATTTTTACTGTCCGAGATGATCCATAACCAGCAAGTCAACGAGGATTTGCGGGTAAGGGGTGTGCATTTTTTACGCTCCACCAAAGGCGAACAGCTTATTCCATTTGAGTCTCTCACGCCCGAAGACATTGTCATCATACCTGCCTTTGGCGCATCACTTGAGGTGGAAAACCAGCTCCAGAAGGCTGGCGTGGATGTCCAGCAATACGATACCACCTGCCCCTTTGTAATGAAGGTTTGGAAACGAAGTACTCAAATCGGACAAAGTGGGTACACCACTATTGTACACGGCAAACGCTACCACGAAGAAACACGCGCCACCTTCTCCCGTGCCAAAGAAGCTGCACCAGTGGTGATTGTGCGTGACCTCGAAGAGGCGGAGCTATTGGCATCCGTGATCAAAGGCGAACGCGACGCACAATTCTTCCATGAAACTTTTGCAGACCGCTATACCGAGGGCTTTAATCCTGAAAAAGACTTGCAAAAAATTGGCGTGGTCAACCAGACCACCATGCTCGCCACTGAGACCCAAGCCATTGCGGAACTACTCCGTAGCGCTGTTGCCGCAAAATTCGGCGAGGACAATCTACGGGAGCATTTTGCAGATACCAGCGATACGCTCTGCTATGCCACAAACGAAAACCAAAGCGCAACACGGGCACTCATAAATGAAGGTGGGGATCTTGCTATTGTCGTAGGTGGGTACAATTCCTCCAATACAAGCCATTTGGTTGAACTCTGTGAAGAAGCCATGCCCACTTATTTCATATCAAGTGCAGAGGAAATTTCTTCTCCAGAAGAGATTCATCATTTTGTCTATACAACGGCTAAACGCATCAAAACCCGCAATTGGTTTCCAGTTCGGCAACCTTTAGACATTGTTCTTACCGCAGGCGCTTCTTGCCCAGATTCCTTGCTGGAGGATGTTTTACGAAAAATTGTGGACTGGTTTCCAGATGCCCGATCCGACCATGAGGTTCTCGAAGCTTTTCAGAGCAATTTGGTCTCCATGAACTGA
- the bla gene encoding subclass B1 metallo-beta-lactamase: protein MKSIINTVLMILISLSGLNCSPQKREIFKPKQVYQSANLIVTQLTANTFQHTSFKQTNDFGNVPCNGLVVTSQDEAIVFDTPINDLASKELITWIQEALGARINAIVPTHFHDDSLGGLKAFDEKNIPSYAYTKTIELAETNNYTVPKNSFNDSIILKVGKEKTIVKFFGEGHTIDNVVGFFPSEGVLFGGCLLKELDASKGYLGDANVKDWSSTVEKIKKAYPKIKVVVPGHGEYGDHSLLDYTIQLFKVD from the coding sequence ATGAAATCCATAATCAACACCGTGCTAATGATACTCATTTCTTTGAGTGGCTTAAATTGTTCTCCTCAAAAAAGAGAAATCTTTAAACCAAAACAGGTTTACCAATCTGCAAACCTAATCGTCACACAACTTACGGCCAATACTTTTCAGCACACTTCGTTTAAGCAAACGAACGACTTTGGGAATGTTCCTTGCAACGGACTTGTCGTAACAAGCCAAGATGAGGCCATTGTTTTTGATACACCCATCAACGATTTGGCGTCAAAAGAGTTGATAACATGGATTCAAGAAGCATTAGGCGCGAGGATAAATGCCATCGTTCCAACCCATTTTCACGACGATAGCTTAGGTGGACTTAAGGCTTTTGATGAAAAAAACATCCCCTCTTATGCTTATACCAAAACGATTGAACTTGCAGAAACGAACAATTATACTGTTCCAAAAAACAGTTTTAATGACTCGATTATTCTAAAGGTTGGAAAAGAAAAAACAATTGTTAAATTCTTCGGAGAAGGGCATACAATAGACAATGTTGTAGGTTTTTTTCCAAGTGAAGGGGTGTTATTTGGTGGCTGTTTATTAAAAGAATTAGATGCAAGTAAAGGCTATTTAGGAGATGCAAACGTCAAAGATTGGTCAAGTACAGTCGAAAAAATTAAAAAAGCATATCCTAAAATTAAGGTTGTTGTTCCGGGGCACGGCGAATATGGCGATCATAGCCTATTAGATTATACCATTCAGTTATTTAAGGTGGACTAA
- the thrA gene encoding bifunctional aspartate kinase/homoserine dehydrogenase I — MKANPYYVYKFGGTSVSDTERIREVVRLVIQAPHEGRKVVVASALGKLKGDPNPKVTDQLLMCIALAQDRDTGYNTVLEQLQSRHETLLKELVTDLADQNAIRTHLGTLWHYLGELLDGVYLLRECSDRTWAAIVAMGERLSVPIIAGAFRAAGHKAVSIEATQLIRTGPQFLEAEVDFRLSGELIRKNLWPLGDEIIPIVTGFLGATEDGVLTTLGRSGSDYSATILAYALDAQEVVIWSDVDGVLTADPRIVPDAFPLENLTYQEASELAYFGANVLHPRTMLPLIEKSIPLRSKNTMNPEHPGTLISTETQDTPSKVKGVTSIRNMALLMVEGSGLAGVPGITARGFVSLAEAGISVVMVSQASSEQSVCFAVRQADAKAAHQRLLDAFQRELDRGEVAEVSRRDACAVVAIVGDNMRNSPGIAGKMMQALGKCGINILSIAQGASERNISVAVMDTDAVPAVQVLHETFAMNRRRVHLFQIGTGVVGKTMLELLKKQDDYLRRMLRLNFRIVGVANSRQMFFDPKGVDFDMVDERLDMGDPSDLDKIISYFKENRLEHAVVIDITASEKVARMYPKFLAAGIAVVTPNKRANTLEQAFYDEIFHVYSQNPVPYFYETTVGAGLPIISTLRDLVETGDKINRIEGVLSGTLAYIFNRMSEGVTFSKALFEARDLGFTEPDPRDDLMGEDVARKIVILAREAGFRLNLEDVAQESLVPKAYRDLSVPDFMEKVPELDAGWQARMAEWQAQGLRPQYVGVINGDGSCSVGIQAVDVDSPLHYLRGTDNIVSFNTQRYFNTPMVVRGPGAGPELTSSIILADTIKTAETFR; from the coding sequence ATGAAGGCAAATCCATACTATGTGTATAAATTTGGTGGGACTTCGGTCTCGGATACAGAGCGAATCCGTGAAGTGGTTCGATTGGTGATACAAGCCCCGCACGAGGGACGTAAAGTAGTCGTGGCTTCGGCCTTAGGCAAACTAAAGGGCGATCCGAACCCCAAGGTCACCGACCAATTGCTCATGTGTATTGCATTGGCACAAGACCGAGACACGGGCTATAATACCGTTCTGGAGCAATTACAAAGCCGCCACGAGACCTTGCTCAAGGAATTGGTGACGGATCTTGCAGACCAAAACGCCATTCGTACACATTTAGGCACACTTTGGCATTATTTAGGGGAACTATTAGACGGGGTTTATCTCCTCCGCGAATGTTCCGACCGTACTTGGGCAGCCATTGTAGCGATGGGAGAACGTCTTTCCGTACCGATCATCGCAGGGGCATTTAGGGCGGCTGGGCATAAGGCGGTTTCGATAGAAGCAACGCAACTTATTCGCACGGGGCCGCAATTCTTAGAAGCGGAGGTGGATTTCCGGCTTTCGGGCGAGCTTATTCGTAAAAACCTCTGGCCATTGGGCGATGAAATTATTCCCATTGTCACCGGATTCCTTGGCGCAACGGAAGATGGGGTACTCACAACCTTGGGGCGTTCCGGCTCGGATTACTCCGCCACCATTTTGGCCTATGCCTTAGATGCACAAGAAGTGGTAATTTGGTCGGATGTAGATGGCGTACTGACTGCAGATCCGCGCATTGTGCCAGACGCTTTCCCCTTGGAAAACCTGACATATCAGGAAGCGAGCGAATTGGCCTATTTTGGGGCAAATGTTTTGCATCCACGCACCATGTTGCCGCTTATTGAGAAAAGCATCCCGCTTCGCTCTAAGAACACCATGAACCCAGAACATCCGGGTACGCTCATCTCCACCGAGACCCAAGACACGCCCAGTAAGGTTAAAGGCGTAACGTCTATTCGGAATATGGCCTTGTTAATGGTAGAAGGCTCTGGATTGGCAGGCGTTCCGGGCATTACAGCACGTGGCTTTGTTTCGTTGGCGGAAGCAGGTATTAGCGTGGTAATGGTTTCGCAGGCATCTTCCGAGCAAAGTGTGTGCTTTGCTGTGCGGCAGGCCGATGCAAAGGCAGCACATCAACGGCTATTGGATGCCTTCCAGCGCGAATTAGACAGGGGCGAAGTGGCCGAAGTAAGCCGCCGAGATGCTTGTGCAGTGGTGGCTATTGTAGGGGATAACATGCGGAACTCCCCCGGTATTGCCGGAAAAATGATGCAGGCTTTGGGCAAATGTGGCATTAATATCTTGTCTATTGCACAAGGAGCCTCCGAGCGGAATATATCGGTGGCCGTAATGGATACGGATGCCGTACCGGCGGTACAAGTCTTGCACGAAACCTTTGCCATGAACCGTCGTCGGGTTCACCTCTTCCAAATTGGAACGGGTGTCGTCGGTAAAACCATGCTCGAACTCCTTAAAAAACAAGATGATTATTTGCGAAGGATGCTCCGGTTGAATTTCCGAATTGTGGGCGTTGCAAACTCTCGACAAATGTTTTTTGACCCCAAAGGCGTAGATTTCGACATGGTGGACGAGCGTTTGGACATGGGGGATCCTTCGGATTTGGACAAGATCATTTCGTATTTCAAAGAAAACCGCCTAGAACATGCGGTCGTTATAGACATTACGGCGAGTGAAAAGGTGGCACGGATGTATCCCAAGTTTTTGGCTGCTGGCATTGCCGTCGTTACCCCAAATAAACGTGCGAACACCTTAGAACAAGCGTTCTATGATGAGATTTTTCACGTTTATAGCCAAAACCCAGTGCCTTATTTTTATGAAACAACCGTGGGCGCAGGATTGCCGATTATTTCCACCTTGCGCGACTTGGTAGAAACAGGCGACAAGATCAACCGCATCGAAGGCGTCCTGTCTGGTACATTGGCCTATATCTTTAATCGTATGTCGGAAGGGGTGACGTTCTCTAAAGCCCTCTTTGAAGCCCGCGATCTTGGTTTTACGGAACCAGACCCCCGCGACGATCTTATGGGTGAGGACGTGGCGCGGAAGATCGTGATTTTGGCGCGGGAAGCGGGTTTCCGGCTAAACCTCGAAGACGTAGCCCAAGAGTCGCTTGTTCCTAAAGCGTACCGAGACCTCTCCGTGCCGGACTTTATGGAAAAAGTACCAGAATTAGATGCTGGTTGGCAAGCCCGTATGGCGGAGTGGCAGGCACAAGGCTTGCGACCACAATATGTGGGGGTGATCAATGGCGATGGCTCCTGCTCCGTGGGCATTCAGGCGGTGGATGTGGACTCTCCGCTGCATTACCTACGCGGAACGGATAATATTGTATCGTTCAATACGCAACGATATTTCAATACGCCAATGGTGGTGCGTGGTCCCGGTGCTGGCCCTGAACTTACGTCTTCCATTATTCTCGCCGATACCATTAAAACCGCCGAAACGTTCCGGTAA
- a CDS encoding slipin family protein codes for MSFKKIYQVKPNTIGYFFRDNALAQVWVPGYYEVWDWKNRTELFTLPEAPKLLTIVNQEVLTKDNIALRFSFNILYQITDGEKFLSRFTLDQPVYALILEAEQQIHNIAQIYLRNRISEMDSESLNEKRNTLLDFKNDEMDAEAARLGVSIVQAQLRDLTFPKSIQDLFARHLEAKIRAKSDLENARTAVATARALKNASELMKDDDNIRFFQLLETLTKIAEKGKHTFMIGDLQQLTKKT; via the coding sequence ATGTCATTCAAAAAAATCTATCAAGTAAAGCCTAATACCATTGGCTATTTCTTTCGGGACAATGCTTTAGCACAAGTTTGGGTGCCGGGGTATTATGAGGTATGGGATTGGAAGAATCGAACAGAATTGTTTACCCTTCCCGAAGCGCCAAAATTACTGACCATTGTCAATCAGGAAGTTCTCACCAAAGACAATATCGCCCTGCGATTTTCCTTCAACATTCTTTATCAGATTACCGACGGGGAAAAGTTTCTTAGCCGTTTTACACTTGATCAGCCTGTGTATGCCCTCATCCTTGAGGCCGAACAACAGATTCACAACATCGCACAAATTTATCTAAGAAACCGAATTTCTGAAATGGACAGTGAGTCGTTGAACGAAAAACGGAATACGTTACTCGACTTCAAAAACGACGAAATGGATGCAGAAGCAGCACGATTAGGGGTCTCTATTGTACAAGCACAACTCCGAGACCTCACCTTTCCAAAGTCCATTCAAGACTTGTTTGCGAGGCACTTAGAAGCCAAAATTCGAGCAAAGTCCGATCTCGAAAATGCCAGAACAGCCGTAGCAACGGCACGCGCCCTCAAGAACGCATCGGAACTGATGAAGGACGACGATAACATCAGGTTTTTCCAACTCCTCGAAACCCTTACTAAAATTGCCGAGAAGGGCAAACACACCTTTATGATAGGCGATCTACAGCAACTCACGAAAAAAACGTAG
- a CDS encoding DUF3098 domain-containing protein yields MAKQNRQKSAPKPANPAIVSQPSTEEPNRRAERRINTVLNRKGPVQMPFDRQNYVILFGCVGLLVLGYGLMRMENDAFGFISLYLSPLLLLTGYLGIVYAILKRPKQEEVH; encoded by the coding sequence ATGGCCAAGCAAAACCGTCAGAAAAGCGCCCCAAAGCCAGCCAATCCTGCAATCGTAAGCCAGCCTTCTACCGAAGAGCCAAATCGCCGTGCAGAACGACGGATTAACACCGTCCTTAACCGAAAAGGCCCCGTACAAATGCCCTTTGATCGGCAAAACTATGTCATCCTTTTCGGATGTGTAGGGCTTTTGGTTCTTGGTTATGGGCTTATGCGCATGGAGAACGATGCTTTTGGCTTCATCAGTTTATACCTCTCGCCCTTGCTACTGCTCACAGGCTATCTCGGTATTGTATATGCCATTCTGAAGCGGCCAAAGCAGGAGGAAGTTCATTAA